A region of Nostoc flagelliforme CCNUN1 DNA encodes the following proteins:
- a CDS encoding ParA family protein, whose product MGLLSIISLTAATHILVPIQCQFKSFKGTELLLSTITQVRSHTNLSL is encoded by the coding sequence TTGGGGTTACTCAGTATCATCAGCCTGACTGCTGCTACTCACATTCTGGTTCCTATCCAATGTCAATTTAAGTCATTTAAGGGAACCGAACTTTTACTCAGTACGATAACCCAAGTACGCAGTCATACTAACCTCAGTTTATAA
- a CDS encoding ParB/RepB/Spo0J family partition protein — protein MSSKRNKPYAAIKKPVELLLGTATGSQSDDQPSAINTIAIAKIKLPFSQPRRYFDEQKLEELSRSIKELGILEPLLVRPLSGGDYELVAGERRYKAALMALLTEVPVVVRTMDDAATYQVRLVENLQREDLNPLEETEGILELLALRLAISTNETVKLLQKMENEAKGKITRNVTGNSQTLLVEEVFIGLGGMKWDSFVRNRLPLLNLPLDVLSVLRSGKIEYTKARAIAKVKNEEIRIQLLEDAITYNLSLSEIKRKIQEIEQKSESECPSQTEPISLKDRVDDTLRRFKQSKVWDDPKKKVKLEKLLTQLDALMKNDFTNG, from the coding sequence GTGAGTAGCAAACGTAACAAACCTTACGCTGCCATAAAAAAGCCCGTCGAACTGCTGCTTGGCACTGCAACTGGGTCACAATCTGATGATCAACCCAGCGCTATTAACACAATTGCCATTGCCAAAATCAAGCTGCCTTTTTCACAACCAAGGCGCTATTTCGACGAGCAGAAGCTGGAAGAATTATCACGCTCAATTAAAGAATTGGGTATTCTTGAACCTCTGTTAGTGCGTCCGCTTTCTGGGGGCGATTATGAATTAGTAGCGGGGGAACGACGCTACAAAGCAGCATTGATGGCTCTTTTAACTGAGGTTCCTGTAGTAGTTCGCACAATGGATGATGCGGCGACATACCAAGTGCGCCTCGTTGAAAACCTGCAACGCGAAGACCTCAATCCGCTAGAAGAGACTGAAGGTATCCTTGAACTTTTGGCATTACGGTTGGCAATCAGCACTAACGAAACCGTCAAACTGCTGCAAAAAATGGAAAACGAAGCTAAAGGAAAAATTACCCGTAACGTTACGGGTAATTCTCAAACTCTACTTGTTGAGGAAGTATTTATAGGGTTAGGAGGTATGAAGTGGGATTCATTTGTTCGCAATCGCCTGCCTTTACTCAATCTTCCTCTTGATGTGCTCTCAGTACTGCGTTCTGGAAAAATTGAGTACACCAAAGCACGAGCGATCGCTAAGGTTAAAAATGAAGAAATAAGAATTCAACTACTAGAAGATGCTATCACCTACAATCTCTCATTGAGTGAAATCAAACGGAAGATTCAAGAAATTGAGCAGAAATCGGAATCAGAGTGCCCCTCTCAAACAGAGCCAATATCTCTAAAAGACCGCGTTGATGACACACTCCGCCGCTTTAAGCAGTCTAAGGTATGGGATGACCCCAAGAAAAAAGTAAAGCTAGAGAAGCTGTTGACTCAGCTGGATGCACTGATGAAAAACGACTTCACAAATGGATGA